One genomic window of Medicago truncatula cultivar Jemalong A17 chromosome 1, MtrunA17r5.0-ANR, whole genome shotgun sequence includes the following:
- the LOC25485073 gene encoding paramyosin: MFKSWSKKNKIKAVFKLEFQATQVPKMKKNALMVSLVPDDVGKPTVKLEKTAVQDGTCLWENPIFESVKLVRDSKSGILHEKIYHFIVATGSSKSGYLGEASIDFADFLTETEPITVSLPLKFANSGVVLHVTIQNVEGYTAERNGEDNGAVEIYNDGSLKHQLSYGSTDESYNLDENSNLAKSRSDASNGISPGVASWDDPYSFRQNSMPPRGTVEANATQNQVHKRSNTGWSMGSASDGSLGDWTNGTEDNFPRERLQEPSGNGNATENLKSEIASLKRQAELSELELQALRKQVEKESSRGQNLSRQINGLRDERDSFKTKYEQLKSQQNFNNNNNETKTSKNLKSDIDNTRLQLDAIKEELVYEKEMSGNLQLQLQKTQNSNSELLLAVTDLEAMLEQKNKEILDLSSNVKSRKITKERDNDTELNDLRQKIADQNSEIENCYKQREELSELIKELTLEYDLLKNENVDISLRLKQDEAQHIMLQNEHSASLVTIQQLESQVRRLEEKIEMQEDEFSSSLVSIKELENQVKSLEKELRIQADKFEDELQAMQSEKTEQEERATQAEESLRKTRHNNAIASEQLQEEYKLLSVEMSCKVEENEKMITKAIEEADELRNHNKLMEEMLQKCNQELRQISDQHELKVEELLKQISTKEKTMEQMSQELDAKTKELEEAQRHRDEKDAAFSKKIQMLEIQHNEMKHSLQKEQVDKENMKEHISQLEGEFKKKEAELNAMEKKLKNNRGRGAAMTSRDNEAAKANAKKSKSEMHKGMDAASTGISKSEGSDAERLTKELLNEVAVLKERNTNMETELKEMEERYSEISLKFAEVEGERQQLVMAVRNLKNGKKN; encoded by the exons ATGTTCAAGTCATGGAGCAAGAAAAACAAGATCAAAGCTGTATTCAAATTGGAATTTCAAGCAACTCAG GTTCCAAAGATGAAAAAGAATGCATTGATGGTATCTTTGGTGCCAGATGATGTTGGGAAACCAACAGTGAAACTAGAGAAAACTGCTGTTCAAGATGGGACTTGTTTATGGGAGAATCCAATTTTTGAATCTGTTAAACTTGTTAGGGATTCAAAATCAGGAATTCTACATGAGAAAATCTACCATTTCATTGTTGCAACT GGTTCTTCAAAATCTGGCTACTTGGGAGAAGCCTCAATTGATTTTGCTGATTTTTTAACAGAAACTGAGCCAATTACTGTTTCTCTGCCCTTGAAATTTGCAAATTCGGGCGTAGTTTTACAT GTAACTATTCAGAATGTGGAAGGATATACTGCAGAAAG AAATGGGGAAGATAATGGAGCTGTGGAGATTTATAATGATGGAAGCTTGAAACACCAATTGAGCTATGGCAGTACAGATGAAAGCTACAATCTTGATGAA AATAGCAACTTGGCCAAGAGTAGATCCGATGCATCAAATGGCATCAGTCCTGGGGTAGCTTCATGGGACGACCCTTATAGCTTCAGACAGAACTCAATGCCACCAAGAGGAACAGTTGAGGCCAATGCAACACAAAATCAAGTGCATAAGAGGTCAAATACAGGCTGGTCAATGGGTTCAGCATCAGATGGAAGTTTAGGGGATTGGACAAATGGAACAGAAGACAATTTTCCGAGAGAAAGATTACAAGAGCCTTCAGGCAATGGCAATGCTACTGAAAATCTCAAAAGTGAAATTGCTTCTCTGAAGAGGCAGGCAGAACTGTCCGAACTAGAGTTGCAAGCACTTCGGAAACAGGTAGAAAAAGAAAGCAGTCGGGGACAGAATTTATCAAGACAAATCAACGGTCTCAGAGACGAGAGAGattcattcaaaacaaaatatgagcAACTCAAGTCCCAACAGaacttcaataataataataacgagACCAAGACCTCTAAAAACTTGAAGTCTGATATTGATAATACTAGGCTTCAGTTAGATGCAATAAAAGAAGAGCTTGtttatgaaaaagaaatgagtgGAAATCTTCAATTGCAACTGCAGAAAACACAGAACTCAAATTCTGAACTTCTTTTGGCTGTCACAGACCTTGAAGCAATGCTAGAACAAAAGAATAAGGAAATATTGGATCTATCTTCCAATGTGAAATCTCGAAAGATTACTAAAGAGCGTGATAATGACACAGAATTAAATGATTTGCGGCAGAAGATCGCAGACCAGAATAGTGAAATAGAGAATTGTTATAAGCAACGCGAGGAGCTAAGCGAGCTTATAAAAGAGCTCACATTGGAGTATGATCTTCTTAAGAATGAAAATGTGGATATCTCTCTGAGATTAAAGCAAGATGAAGCGCAACACATCATGTTACAAAATGAACACTCGGCTTCTTTAGTTACAATACAACAACTTGAATCCCAAGTGAGAAGACTAGAAGAAAAGATAGAGATGCAGGAAGATGAATTTTCATCGTCTTTGGTCTCCATCAAGGAACTTGAAAATCAAGTTAAGTCTTTGGAGAAAGAACTGAGAATACAGGCAGATAAATTTGAAGATGAACTCCAGGCTATGCAAAGTGAAAAAACCGAGCAGGAGGAACGGGCCACTCAAGCAGAAGAGTCCCTGAGAAAGACGAGACACAATAATGCTATCGCATCTGAGCAGCTTCAGGAGGAATATAAATTGCTTTCTGTTGAAATGTCATGCAAAGTTGAAGAGAATGAAAAGATGATAACGAAAGCAATCGAAGAAGCTGATGAATTGCGGAACCACAACAAGCTTATGGAAGAAATGCTCCAGAAATGCAATCAAGAGCTCAGGCAGATTTCAGATCAACATGAATTGAAAGTGGAAGAGCTCTTGAAACAAATaagtacaaaagaaaaaacaatggaACAGATGTCGCAAGAGCTAGATGCTAAAACGAAAGAACTTGAGGAAGCACAAAGGCACAGGGATGAAAAGGATGCTgcattttcaaagaaaattcaaatGCTTGAGATCCAGCACAATGAAATGAAACACAGTTTGCAGAAAGAACAAGTGGACAAAGAAAATATGAAGGAACATATATCTCAATTAGAAGGAGAGTTTAAGAAGAAAGAAGCAGAATTAAATGCTATGGAAAAGAAGCTCAAGAATAACAGAGGACGAGGTGCAGCCATGACCTCAAGAGACAATGAGGCTGCTAAGGCAAATGCaaagaaatcaaaatcagaaatgCATAAG GGAATGGATGCTGCAAGCACTGGTATTAGCAAGTCTGAAGGAAG TGATGCTGAACGCCTTACAAAGGAGTTATTGAATGAAGTGGCAGTCCTAAAGGAAAGGAACACAAATATGGAAACTGAACTGAAAGAAATGGAAGAAAGATATTCAGAGATTAGTCTGAAATTTGCAGAGGTAGAGGGAGAAAGACAACAGCTTGTTATGGCTGTACGTAATCTCAAGAATGGAAAGAAGAACTAG
- the LOC25485072 gene encoding low-temperature-induced 65 kDa protein: MDSRVVHSHVEEENIEPQQVTLGAEENLSPDQEKKSVLNKVKAKAKKIKDTIKKHGQQVLDHGNGHNNEIQHTHDDIDLDEDKQLVQDPQDHQAPIYDSEDVKSATPTPTPTSEQDENLGNSGIDIEGTGEESSHDPRVEGVSSTTEIDRNMSTDQAKTFTVEEKPEQYKANLETPTVLEEDSQEQGSRTEEYTLPNYQTKETDPSGAESDEIKDITPLEESLERMNVHDESKPTTEPKIQSSVVDIEYPPAEAYTLPNYQIKDTDPSGEDERKDIKPLEESLERMNVHDDEPKPTTERNIQPSVTDTEYPPAVGSHDQFVPHFSDATKTQNEYPSETVSKDNRNWEILEEYSQDQGSRTEAYTLPNYQTKDADSSGKGSGEVKETTALEESLERMNVHDEPKPTTEPKIQPPVADSTEYPPSSGSRDIDQFVPHLSDATETPNEYPQVTVSKNINRNQENPLEIRENFDTITNTVEKQSGYEEPVETQPKQKGYTDEIEISSAEEADKTLPPENDEASKLGNDEKVEHQKSENGNNVGYSLTEKLAPVYGKVAEVGSAVKSKVYGTNDGTETKNGDKGVTVKDYLAEKLKPSEEDKALSEVISETLNKGKEEPLKKEDGKLDSEVEKSDKVFEESNVNSPGKGMVDKVKDAVGSWFVKSPQGGGIGEDLSKNKKSVGEVEQAVDEGGKQE, translated from the exons ATGGATTCAAGAGTTGTTCATAGTCATGTTGAAGAGGAGAACATTGAACCACAACAAg TGACGCTTGGCGCGGAAGAAAACCTTTCTCCTGATCAAGAGAAGAAATCTGTTCTGAATAAGGTGAAGGCAAAGGCTAAGAAAATTAAGGACACAATTAAAAAACACGGTCAACAAGTACTTGATCATGGTAATGGACATAACAATGAAATTCAGCATACTCATGATGATATCGACTTGGATGAGGATAAGCAACTGGTTCAAGACCCACAAGATCATCAAGCACCAA TTTATGACAGTGAAGATGTCAAAAGTGCTACACCTACACCTACACCAACATCCGAGCAAGATGAAAATTTAGGAAATTCAGGAATTGATATTGAAGGTACGGGAGAAGAATCCTCTCATGATCCACGGGTTGAAGGTGTTTCATCAACCACCGAAATCGATCGAAACATGTCCACTGACCAGGCCAAAACATTTACTGTGGAAGAGAAGCCAGAGCAATACAAGGCCAATTTGGAGACGCCAACAGTCTTGGAGGAAGATTCTCAAGAACAAGGAAGTAGAACCGAGGAATATACTCTTcccaattatcaaaccaaagAAACTGATCCAAGTGGTGCAG AAAGTGATGAAATAAAAGACATTACACCACTCGAGGAATCTCTCGAGAGAATGAATGTGCATGATGAGTCAAAACCTACCACAGAACCAAAAATCCAGTCATCTGTTGTCGACATTGAATACCCTCCTGCTGAGGCATATACTCTTCCCAATTATCAAATCAAAGACACTGATCCAAGTGGGGAAG ATGAAAGAAAAGACATTAAACCACTTGAGGAATCTCTTGAGAGAATGAATGTGCATGATGATGAGCCAAAACCTACCACAGAACGAAATATCCAGCCATCTGTTACTGACACTGAATACCCTCCTGCTGTTGGAAGCCATGATCAGTTTGTGCCACACTTCTCTGATGCAACAAAAACTCAGAATGAATATCCTAGTGAAACAGTATCCAAAGATAATAGAAACTGGGAAATTTTGGAGGAATATTCTCAAGATCAAGGAAGTAGAACTGAGGCATATACTCTTcccaattatcaaaccaaagACGCTGATTCAAGTGGGAAAG GAAGTGGTGAAGTAAAAGAAACAACAGCACTTGAGGAATCTCTAGAGAGAATGAATGTGCATGATGAGCCAAAACCTACCACAGAACCAAAAATCCAGCCACCTGTTGCTGACAGTACTGAATACCCTCCTTCTTCTGGAAGCCGTGATATTGATCAGTTTGTGCCACACCTCTCTGATGCAACAGAAACTCCGAATGAATATCCTCAGGTAACAGTATCCAAAAACATCAATAGAAACCAAGAAAATCCCTtggaaattagagaaaattttgATACCATCACAAACACCGTTGAGAAACAATCAGGTTATGAAGAACCAGTGGAGacgcaaccaaaacaaaaaggtTACACAGATGAAATTGAAATCTCGTCTGCGGAAGAAGCTGATAAAACTCTCCCTCCTGAAAATGACGAAGCTTCTAAGCTCGGAAATGATGAGAAAGTTGAGCATCAAAAAAGTGAGAATGGAAATAACGTTGGTTATTCTCTTACTGAGAAATTAGCTCCAGTTTATGGAAAGGTTGCAGAGGTAGGAAGTGCAGTGAAATCCAAAGTATATGGAACTAATGACGGAACTGAAACAAAAAATGGGGACAAAGGGGTCACTGTGAAGGATTACTTGGCCGAGAAGCTAAAGCCTAGTGAAGAAGATAAGGCACTTTCTGAGGTGATTTCAGAAACTttgaataaaggaaaagaagagCCATTGAAAAAAGAGGATGGAAAGTTGGATAGTGAGGTTGAGAAGTCTGACAAAGTGTTTGAAGAGAGCAATGTGAATAGTCCAGGAAAAGGCATGGTTGACAAGGTTAAGGATGCTGTTGGCTCTTGGTTCGTAAAATCACCACAAG GTGGAGGAATTGGTGAAGACTtatcaaagaataaaaaatctgTTGGAGAAGTGGAACAAGCTGTGGATGAAGGAGGAAAACAGGAGTAA
- the LOC25485071 gene encoding low-temperature-induced 65 kDa protein — protein sequence MDSRVVHSHVEGENDEQNSPNVEPYPVTLTHGPEEPTNSEPEPEKKSVMSRVKAKARKVRDSIKKHGQNVFDHGSGHDTETQHIPDDDGDLDEDKPIVQDQKNREVPNYDSEDVKSATPTPESEKVENLGNSGIGFEGTKFTGQEPHHAPLVEGVSSTTETTDKAETFVLEDKVEKREANLERQIDLEEDSQEQGSRAEAYTFPTYQTKDTNPNEEGSDEIKDITPLEESLERMNVHDESKPTTEPKIQSYVADTEYPSDVKSHDQFVPHFTDATKTQNEYPQETLSTDINRDQKILEEDSQDQGSRTETYIHPNYQTKDTDPSGAESNETKDITPLEESLERMNVHDDEPNPTTETKIQPFVTDIEYPSAAGSHDQFAPHFANATETQNEYPRETASTDININHEIPSETEKSFNAVTNTVGNQSDATEIQNEYPQETTSADINRNHEIPSETEETFNTFTNDGEKQAYYDELVEMQSKSHTDEVDVISSGTKVDKTLPFENDETSKLSNDGTSTGSNEGTGTQNEYPRETASTDININHEIPSETEKSFNAVTNTVENQSEATEIQNEYPQETVSSDVKRNHEIPSETEETFNTITYNVENQSDAAETQSEYPQETVSTDINRNHEIPFETVSTDVTNTGEKQAYYDELVEMQSKSHTDEVEVISSGTKVDKTLPLENKNDETSKLSNDGTSIGSNEGTETKNGDKGASVKDYLAEKLRPSEEDKALSEVVSEALHKGKEEPLKKEDGILASEDEKSEKVLEESNANSSGKGMVDRVKDYYGSWFAKPEENQSPQGVGIGEDLSKNKDHVAEVEQVGKGVDEGRTHE from the exons ATGGATTCAAGAGTTGTTCATAGTCATGTGGAAGGGGAGAACGATGAACAAAACTCACCTAACGTTGAACCATATCCAG TGACACTGACACATGGACCAGAAGAGCCCACTAATTCTGAGCCTGAGCCTGAGAAGAAGTCTGTTATGAGTAGGGTGAAGGCAAAGGCTAGGAAAGTTAGGGACAGTATTAAGAAGCATGGTCAGAATGTATTTGATCATGGTAGTGGACATGACACTGAAACTCAGCATATTCCTGATGATGATGGTGACTTGGATGAGGATAAACCAATAGTTCAAGACCAAAAAAATCGTGAAGTACCAA ATTATGACAGTGAAGATGTTAAGAGTGCTACGCCTACACCTGAATCTGAGAAAGTTGAAAATTTAGGAAATTCAGGAATTGGTTTTGAAGGTACAAAATTTACAGGACAAGAACCTCATCATGCTCCACTAGTTGAAGGTGTTTCTTCAACCACTGAAACCACCGACAAGGCCGAAACATTTGTTCTGGAAGATAAGGTAGAGAAACGTGAGGCCAATTTGGAGAGGCAAATAGACTTGGAGGAAGATTCTCAAGAACAAGGAAGTAGAGCTGAGGCATATACTTTTCCCACTTACCAAACCAAAGACACTAATCCAAATGAGGAAG GAAGTGATGAAATAAAAGACATAACACCACTCGAGGAATCTCTTGAGAGAATGAATGTGCATGACGAGTCAAAACCTACCACAGAACCAAAAATCCAGTCATATGTTGCTGACACTGAATACCCTTCTGATGTTAAAAGCCATGATCAGTTTGTGCCACACTTCACTGATGCAACAAAAACTCAGAATGAATATCCTCAGGAAACATTGTCCACAGATATCAATAGAGACCAGAAAATTTTGGAGGAAGATTCTCAAGATCAAGGAAGTAGAACTGAGACTTATATCCATcccaattatcaaaccaaagACACTGATCCAAGTGGTGCTG AAAGTAATGAAACAAAAGACATTACACCGCTTGAGGAATCTCTTGAGAGAATGAATGTGCATGATGATGAACCAAATCCTACCACTGAAACAAAAATCCAGCCATTTGTTACTGACATTGAATACCCTTCTGCTGCTGGAAGCCATGATCAGTTTGCGCCACACTTCGCTAATGCAACAGAAACTCAGAATGAATATCCTCGGGAAACAGCATCCACAGATATCAATATAAACCATGAAATTCCCTCAGAAACTGAAAAATCTTTCAACGCCGTCACAAATACTGTTGGAAATCAATCTGATGCAACAGAAATTCAGAATGAATATCCTCAAGAAACAACATCCGCAGATATCAATAGAAACCATGAAATTCCCTCAGAAACTGAAGAAACTTTCAACACCTTCACAAACGATGGTGAAAAACAAGCATATTATGACGAGTTAGTGGAGATGCAATCAAAAAGTCACACAGATGAAGTTGATGTAATCTCTTCTGGAACAAAAGTTGATAAAACTCTCCcttttgaaaatgatgaaacTTCTAAGCTCAGTAATGATGGTACTAGCACTGGTAGTAATGAGGGAACTGGAACTCAGAATGAATATCCTCGGGAAACAGCATCCACGGATATCAATATAAACCATGAAATTCCCTCAGAAACTGAAAAATCTTTCAATGCCGTCACAAACACTGTTGAAAATCAATCTGAGGCAACAGAAATTCAGAATGAATATCCTCAAGAAACAGTATCGTCAGATGTCAAAAGAAACCATGAAATTCCCTCAGAAACTGAAGAAACTTTCAACACCATCACATACAATGTTGAAAATCAATCTGATGCAGCAGAAACTCAGAGTGAATATCCTCAAGAAACAGTATCCACAGATATCAATAGAAACCATGAAATTCCCTTCGAAACAGTATCGACAGATGTCACAAACACTGGTGAAAAACAAGCATATTATGACGAGTTAGTGGAGATGCAATCAAAAAGTCACACAGATGAAGTTGAAGTAATCTCTTCTGGAACAAAAGTTGATAAAACTCTCcctcttgaaaataaaaatgatgaaaCTTCTAAGCTCAGTAATGATGGAACTAGCATTGGTAGTAATGAGGGAACTGAAACAAAAAATGGAGACAAAGGGGCTTCTGTGAAGGACTATCTGGCTGAGAAGCTAAGGCCTAGTGAAGAAGATAAGGCACTTTCTGAGGTGGTTTCAGAAGCTTTACATAAAGGGAAAGAAGAGCCATTGAAAAAAGAAGATGGAATATTGGCTAGTGAGGATGAGAAGTCAGAGAAAGTTCTTGAAGAGAGCAATGCGAATAGTTCAGGAAAAGGAATGGTTGACAGGGTTAAGGATTATTATGGATCTTGGTTTGCTAAACCTGAGGAGAATCAATCACCACAGG GTGTAGGCATTGGTGAAGACTTATCAAAGAATAAAGATCATGTTGCAGAAGTGGAACAAGTTGGCAAAGGTGTGGATGAAGGAAGGACACATGAGTAA